The sequence GAAAACTTAAATGAATTAGATAAGTTTATTAATAAATTTCAAAGTAGTCGTAGCATTATTTATATGATAGTGATAATGCCTTTATCTCAGGATTTGGTAAGTTATGCTATTGGTTTAACTAAAATTAAATATACCCATTTTCTAATAGCTTTAATTTTCAGCAGTACTATAGTGATTGGGGGATATGTATATATTGGTTCTAGTTTATTAGAATTATTTGTTAAAAATTAAAGGTTTGAGACTACAAGTACTTTGATAAAACCAATTACCAATTACCAATTACCAATTACCTAATTAAACAATAGTGACAGCAGCTAAAATAACTAGACTTGGAATTAAAAGATTATCAATTTCTTTTGGGCTACAGGCTTCTACTAGTGTTGCAATACCAGATAATAATAAAATTCGTATAATATCTAGTTCGTTTGGTATAATCAACCATACAAAAAATACGCTCGCAGCAAAAGCAGCAACGAACATCGATAAACTTCCTTCTACACTTTTGCTACTAAGTAATTCATACTTTAATTTACCGTAACGATAACCAATTATCGGGGCAATTCCATCTCCCCAACCGAGAATGGCGATCGCCACGATTCCGGGGAATGTTTTGTAAAACAAGCTACCACAAATTGCAGCTACAATTACAAAATATAAAGGTCCCTTTAGAAGTTCGCTTTTATCTCCTGTACGAGTCATTGTTTTAACAGCTTCATCGTCATCGCTTGCGAATAAACCTTTCTGAATTAAAAGTATTATCCAAACGATAAAGATAGTGACATTCAGATATTTTGACCAATGAGAATCATTATAAAATGCTAAAAAGCCAATTATAGAACCCGCTCCAATATGAGTAATTTTACGGCTAATATCTTGGGGTAAATTAAACCTAGTTACACAAAAGTTTAATAGTGCAACTAGTCCAAAAACATAAATAAATGTCAGTGCCGTTACGATTAGATTTTGAATAAAAGGATTCATCAGCTTAAAACTAACTAACCATTTATCATACCGTTTTCTAACTTAGTTTTGTTATTTGTTTTCCTTCAGTACTTTTTTACCTCACCCCGCCCTTTGCGATATTTTGGAGAGGGGAAAGAAATGATTTATCAAATTTTGATTTATGACAATCTATTTACTCGTTTTTTGAATAATCCTCTTATAAATCAAGGAAGTAACCTCACCCCGCCCTTTGGGCACCCCTCTCCTTATTAAGGAGAAGAGAAGAGAATTTTCAAAAATTCCTCTACTTAACAGGGAGAGGGGAAGGGGGTGAGGTTTCTTTTATTCATCTCCTTGCTTAGGAAAAAATTGACGTAAAATTTCGCTGGGTTTTCTATCCCAACTATCAACATGTTCGTATATTAAGCCATCTTGATTTAATTTATAATTTGAGTGACCGTTGAAAAATATTTTTGCTTTCCAAGGAAGCCTTAAAGTACCGCGTACAGTCCACTTCGCAAAAATAGTATTTTCATCTGATTGATATACATCATGTAAATCAAAGTGGATATCGGTAAAAAATAAGCCAGCATGAAATCTTAAAGTCCAAAAAATAATTCTATAATTAAATTTCCATTTAAATTTACTTATTGGGTCTTTAAATAAAATATCTGCTGTATAAATATCATAGGAAATATCTTTTTCAAACAAAGTCGGTAAATCATGCTTGATAATTTTTATATTTTCTTCTATCTGTGATTTATATTCTAATTGCATAACTTATCTTAATCTCATTTGTTATTATCCAAATTCTCTGTGTATTTTCTATCTCTGTGTCCTCCGCGCTCTCTGCGGTTTTTTATTATTCAGGATTTATTTTATTATTTATATTTTGACATTAAAACCAATTTTTAAAAAAGTTTAATAAACCCTGCTTTTTATTAACAACTTTTTGCTTATTTTTATTACCTTGATTTAAATCCAGTAAACAAGGAAAAGCAGCCGAATTAGCATAGTATTTTTGTTTCAACACTTTTGCCAAAGCATTATTATTATCTCGTAAACCTTCATAA comes from Rivularia sp. PCC 7116 and encodes:
- a CDS encoding diacylglycerol/polyprenol kinase family protein, with translation MNPFIQNLIVTALTFIYVFGLVALLNFCVTRFNLPQDISRKITHIGAGSIIGFLAFYNDSHWSKYLNVTIFIVWIILLIQKGLFASDDDEAVKTMTRTGDKSELLKGPLYFVIVAAICGSLFYKTFPGIVAIAILGWGDGIAPIIGYRYGKLKYELLSSKSVEGSLSMFVAAFAASVFFVWLIIPNELDIIRILLLSGIATLVEACSPKEIDNLLIPSLVILAAVTIV
- a CDS encoding DUF2358 domain-containing protein: MQLEYKSQIEENIKIIKHDLPTLFEKDISYDIYTADILFKDPISKFKWKFNYRIIFWTLRFHAGLFFTDIHFDLHDVYQSDENTIFAKWTVRGTLRLPWKAKIFFNGHSNYKLNQDGLIYEHVDSWDRKPSEILRQFFPKQGDE